DNA from Lemur catta isolate mLemCat1 chromosome 7, mLemCat1.pri, whole genome shotgun sequence:
CCCCaggctcagggaggctgaggcccgaACGGGCAGTGAAGGGTGCTGTGGCCTATGGCAGCCACTCTGTTgtccccttctgcctccctccctacACCACAGCCCTTGCCCTGCCTCACCAGGAACCGGGCCCATGTGGGCCTAGGTGCAGTAAGGACCCCCACTGGCTGCGGGACCACAGTCTACAAGGCTGCCAGGGTCCCCCACTATCCTGGGGCTTGCAAAACAGGGGTCCAGTGTCGGTGTAGGAGAACCAGGAGGGGAGCCCTGGAGTCTACATCACTGACCTTTGCCCTCCATCCTCCACTCTCTTGGCGATGGGGGTCGATCTGCCATGCCAGAAGGCCACTGGCAGGCACGATGGCCTCCCTGCAGAGCCACTGCCTAAGATGTGCTCATCTCCTGCTCTGAGGAGTGTCTGTAAATTAATTGTTACTCCTCTCCAAGCTGTTGGGTTGGGAGAGATTTGTGAAGTCAGCCTTCCTCCTGGTGCGGGTGCGGGCGCCTGCCCTCCACTGGGCCTCGGCTGTGCTGCTTTCTGCGGCGGCCACGAAGGCCGAGCAGCTGCTGAGTGCAGGGCCCGTGTGTGAGGTGAGCCGAGCTCAGCCGGCTCTCTGTGGGATGGATGGATCCAGCTCactcttccatccatccatccatccacccattcacccatccaACAAATAGTTTTTGTGCTCACTAGTGCTTGGCAAGGGCCATGCCTGATTCATTTCAGGGCAGTGCAGACATTTCCCAAACTCCTATACCTGCCAGCCCTGCATGGGGACTGCGGAGCCCCCTCTGATGACTGGGTCCTGCTCCCTGTCCTCCAGCAGACAGACACATGCATCAGTAATGTCAGTCTACGAGGCAGACTGGGGCTGTGccgtgtgattgtgtgtgtgtatgtttgtgtgtgtgtatattgtaTCTTTGCATCCCACCCCAAGCCTGGCCTACTGCTGCCATGCCTGATACAGAGGAAGGGGTCAGAAAATGAGCCTGCAGCACGGCTGGCCAGGCAGGCCTGGACAGGCGAGGGGAATGGACCAGGAAGTGAtgggaaggggggaagggagaaggctGAGTAGGAGAGGGAGGTgcccaggaggagcaggggaagTGTCCTGGGCACCTGAGCCCCACGTGGAGTGGCCGAGCACCGGGCCAGGCCCCCTCCCAATTCTCCTCCAGCCCATGCACCCCGGCCAGCAGCACACCCAGCGCTCTGTCCCTGGGAAAGGAGAGTCTTCCATTCTCCCCGGTGGAGAGTGAGCAGGGCCTCCTCCCAGGAGGAGGCGTGGGGCATGGCACCCACCATGAATACACAAAGCAGAGGAAGAAGGGGGCTGAGACTAACAGCTGCAGCATCGAACAGTCCCGCACACCATAGGCCACTGCAGACGTCAGGACCTGGCCtaagctgaagcccagagagttCAAGGTCATCATCAAGACTCGGGCCTGCGCCGATGTCCACTCCATCACTGCAAGAAGACTGAGTGGGTCAGCCCTGGAGCCTGTATAGAGCACCACCCCCCGCATGGCACCAGGTCGGGGACCTACAGAGTGTGCTTGTGTTCATCATGACGCTCGCAAGGGCACAGGCCACCAGGAAACGGAACAGGCAGTACAGGGGGAAGGTGGGGACCAAGGCAGCCACTGTGCCCGACATGGCCATCTGAAGGTAGCTCCAGCTCAGCACCAGCCTGCGCCCGAACCTGCGGCACACACACCAGGAGGGGAGGGGTTTGTGGCTTGCCGTGGCACCGGCCGTGGGGGTCTGACCCGCCGAGAGCCCGCCCTGTGCTTGCCCACTGAGCTGCAGGGGATACTGAGGGCTGCTCAGGGCCAGACCCACATTCTCCACCCAGGGAAGGCTCGTGAGCATAAGGAGAGTCCCTGAGGTCAGAGCCCAAGGCACGCTCAGTCGGGCAAGAGTCCCTGTCACCAGGGGCACTCAGCCAGGAGCTAAAGGCAGGGGCATGGCCCAGCAGGACTTAGTGGTGAATGTTTGATGGGAAGCAGTGATTTTCTACAACCCACAGAGTAGACTTGGTGAACCCCAAGCTCAGAGAGGGTGTGAGACTTGATTAGGTGGCACAGCTGCAGGGTGGCAGGTCAAAGACCCACACCTAGCAAGCAGGGAACTTTCTAGACCTGGCTGCGAGAGGCCAGTTAGGGGTCAGTCAGGTCCAGGGGCCTCGGAGAGCGGGGGCAGTGAGGGGCAAGGGTGCCTGCCCGGACCCAGGGTACTCACCTGTCTGAGGCTGGGCCACTGAAGGAAGCTCCCACCATCATCCCGGCCAGGTAAATGGTCTGGGCCATGGGCTTCAGGGCTTGAGAGTCACACACCAGGTCCCactggtgggagaggaggggggcTGAGCTCAGGAGGCCCTTACAGCCCCAGTGGAGGGACAGAGGAGCCAGATGGGAGGGCCCCAGGAAGCTGGGTGTGGGTGGTTGACCTGGTGACCTCTAGGGTCGTGGAGCAGGGCCCCATGGAACAGTGAGGGCACCTATAGGCATAGCTTGGCCTTGTGAGGAACATCCTGCCACCCCTTGCCTAAGGGCCtccatggctccctattgcccAGAGcgtcccccttctcccctccactGGGCAGCAGCCACACGAGCCGAcaccccggcccctcccccagagGCTGCTTCCCTCCTGTTCTTTACAAAGAGGCCCGGGCTTGACTAATACCCGTCTGGGAAGCAGCCTCGTGCTGCCCCGTACCCTGTGTGCTTTGGCCTTGTGGAGTCCAGTGAACTGTCACTGAGTCCTCCTGTGACTGAGGTGCCTGGAGTCACAGCTGagaagtgtcagcagggccaggaCTGGGTGAGGCCAGAGAGGCATCCAGGTGCCAATGTCCAGAGGTGCCCACTCGGGTGCCCCTGGCACTTCCAGGAGCCTGGGGGCCATCCTTGCCCGTAGGCTGCCTCCTGCACCCGCTCCCCTGCAGGACCACGCGGCCGACCGGGGCAGAGAGCTGGCCGGGAGCgggagaggcctggggaggtGGGTCCTTCCCATGACAGGCCCATTTTGAGTCCAGCCAACCGTGATCTGTGACTCTGCCCTCCAAGGTGCCAGgagctggggcgggggtgggggtggccctcACCTTGGTCACGATGGTGGCAGTGAAGGTGCTGCGGTCGTAGACCCAGCCGTCCAGGCACGGCTCCGTGGCCGCCTCGCTCCAGTTGGTGGCCGTGGTGTTGGGGTCCAGGAGCTGCCACTGTGGTTGGCGGAAGCGGCGACACTGGTGGGGCCCCTGGTTGGGGCCAGGTGGGATGGAGACGGCCAGGAGGGTCTCGGGGTCCAGGACACTGACCTGGGAGGTGCTGTTATCCAGGAGGGACACCCAGCAGCGGTGGCTGGGCACAGCTGCCGAGAAGTTCTCCAGCATGGTCTGAGCAACGAGCCACATGATCGGGAGCATCAGAGCCACCGTCTGGAGAGCCTGGTACCTGCCCAGGCCGCCCACTCTGTCCAGGAGTTCCGAAAATGCCATGGAGCCTGCCTGAGGGGCCCAGACGAGGTCCCCACTTCAcaggggctggcccagggcaaaggggCCGACTCGACGGGCCGGCCTGCTCCACAGCGGTGCCCGCGCCAGCCTCCCCTGCCCGGCAGCCAGGAGCATGTCAGGGCCCACCGGCTTTGCTGACTCGGGCTCTCTGGGCATCTGCCCACTGGCTGTCACTTGGGGTGGCTCCAACTGGGACCTGAGGCCTTGAGGTGTGATCCTGAGGCCACCAACATCCCTCCAGAGACGCAGCTGCTCCAAACCTCCAGGAAAAGCTAAATTTGGAACACGGGGAAGGTGGAGACTGAAGTCACCCAGACTGGAATTAAAGTGTCACCAGGTGACACTTATGGAATAGGGTTTAGTAATCATTTCCTTGGTCAAAGTTTAACTCGGCCTTGAGGGAGGCATGAATGCAAAAGAATAACGATTTCTCCGGCCCTCCAGGGGCCACTCCGGCCTGGTCTTTGACAGATCTGGGGGACGCCTGGGCTGTGCTCACGGGgtgcctgcccacccacccctcccagtGCCCCACCCGCCTCACAGGGTGACCCAGGAGAAGGCAGACCGCGGCCCTCCTGatcctggggctggggcagctgtGCGGACCTTTGTGTGTGCCCGGTGTGGGCggcagccagcccagccccaggccactGCCCGGCCCGCCCAGCCTCACTGCCACTCACCTGCTGTGGCTGCTGCCCCGTCCCACCCTTCCTCTGCCATCACCCTCTCCTGAGCCCTTTGGAGCTTCCCCAAGCTTAGTGTGCCCAAAGCACCCCAGgatccctgtcccctccccaaatTTACTCCTCCGTGAGCCCCGCCTTGGCTGTGGCCTCCCATCATGGGTCCCAACCCGGAAGCCAGTATCTGTTCAGGCCCTGATTGTTTTGCCTCCTAACgttccttctccccacccctcccacaccagagctgtcccctccctgggcttcCTGCCGCTACACTGCAAACCCTCAGATCAACTCCTGCTTAAAAGCCAGGGGAGCTCCCAGTCAACGACAGCCAGTGATGCCTcacctgggcaggggctggcagcTGGTGCGCcggggggtcagggaaggctggaCCAGGGCCAAGAGAGCCTCCTTGGTGAGGACAATTCATTCTCCAGGCTAAAGAGCCAGAGAACACAAACCAGCAAAAAAGGTGTGTGCATACCTGTGTACatgagtgtgtgcacatgcatgtgtgtgcacacgtgtgcaatGCAGCAGTGACTGCAACCCTACTATTTATTCTCATGTGCTTTGGGCACAAGACTGTCCATTTGAGGAATagctcccctcccatctgcttctTTCTGCCTTacctgcccttccctctgccccttcccatcGCCCACCAAGCACAACCTCTTCGCCTCCCTGGACTCTGTGCCCCAGCTCATCAACTGCCCACCATGTGCCCTGTGCTGCCCTGCTGGGGACCTGCCCTTGCTCACGCTGTACCCGCCTGGAATGCTGTCTCCAGGCCTGCCCTCAGGCCACATTCTGCATGTCCTACAGGTGCCTCTTCTCCAGTGGGCTCTCCCTGCTTATTCCCACCTCTGCTTGAGGCTCAGAGTCATCCACGGAGCCCCACTGTCAGGCTGTCTTGCACTCTCCTATTATGGTCCTTCTGGTCTTATTTCCAGCCAGTTCCTGGCAGGCAGGGACCCTTTAGAGCCTCTTTGGAACCCAGCACTGATCGGGACAGCAAATGAAATCTCCATGAAGACTTGCTAAAGTACATGAgggttttgaaaacattttccatcttttcctgactataaaattaatttacatacCTCCCCTCAAATTCTGAAAGTATTGAAAAGTATAGCTAAAATAAAGATCACTGTTAAATTCATCAACCAGTAATCATCATGTTTACATTTTGGTGTAAattcatccaggctttgttttaGTAACTTATATGTTCAGCTTCATCAGCCTGGGCTGCTAAATAAGCTCAACATCTCCTTTTGTAAAATCCAAAAGGAAAGCCTCTGACTTTTAATTGGTGATTTTAACCTGTTCACATTTGTTGTTATTACTGACATGTTGGGACTTACAATATGTTTTCTTGTTTACTATATTTTCCCTCTAAATCTTCGTTTCCTTGTTCCTATTTTCTACTGAATCTGTTGAGTCTTCCTGTTCTATTTTTCTGCTGTCTTGGGCTGTCagttgtatgttttatttctgttattcttATATTGGAACACACAAACTGGGAGCTATTTTATACCATCTCCTCTCTTCAAacctgccacctcctcctccattctctctctcagTAGATGGCCTTCCTTCTTATCTGGCTAAGAAAACAGAAGCCATCAGAAGCCCGCAGTCTAATTCTTGCATCAGCCCACCTGCCTCAGTGCCCCCACATTCTGTCTTCCCCCGCCCtgttctctctccccccaccagCCCCTCACTGTGCGCCTGCAGCCGCCCCCTTCGCCTCCTCCCTGCTTGCGTCTCCCTTCTCGCTCTGGCCACCGTTTCCCCTCTCTATTGGGTAACGCCCATCGGTGTAGAAATATGCTGTTTATTTCCTCCGGTCCTCCCTGCGAATCCCTTTTCCCTCTTCAGCTATTGCCCACCTTCTTTGCTTCCATTTGCAGGGAGTTTCTATGAAAGGATTATTGACACTTGTCTCCCAGTTTCTCTCTTCCCATTCGTTATGAGATTCATGCCAATCAAGTTTTTGCCCCTGTCACCAATGGCCTCCAAGCTGCTAGATTCAGTGACATTTTCAGTGCTCATCTCACTTGAGCCATCGGTCTCTGATCCTTCTCCCCTGACAGCGCTTTGTTCCCTGGGCCTCGGGGACTCGCCGGTTCCCCTCGGTCTCCTTGGCCagttcctcctcttctccccacacCCTTCATGGTGGGGGTCACAGGGCTCAGTCCTTGGCTTTCTTCTCTGTCATCTGGTCCATTCACATCTTCAGCCCGGACCTCTTCTTGGAATACTAGACTTTGAATCCGGCTTCCAGATGTTAGGTGTCATGTGAACCTCTCACTCTTAGCACGGCCAAAGCTGAATGCCCCCAAAATGTGCTTCTCCTGCAACGGCCCATCTCTGTCTTCGGAAACTCCATCACCCAGTTGCTCAGGACGATACCGTGGAGCCATCTCtgactcttctcttcctttctcaccCCATACGTTCCCCAGGAAACCCCGCTGGCTCTGCCTGCAAAACCTGCCCGCGACATGCTCGCCTCTCAcctcctccactgccaccaccttggCCTAAGCTGCCATCACGCGTCCCCTGGGTCGTTGCAGTGGCTTCTTCATTGGCCTCCCTGCTTTCTCCTGTGAGCCCTTACAGTTTATCTTCCACACACAGATGGAGGGATTCCGTTTTACATCAGTCAGACCACGTCACTTCTGTGCTCGACACCTGCCAGCATCTCCTCATCTAACTCAGTAACAGCCGAAGTCTTTACAAGGACATGCCCTCGACTGTCTCTCTCGGCTCATCTCCTCCTGCTCTCACCCCCACTACTCCAGCCCCACGGCCTCCTTGCTGTCCCTCGGATGTGCCAGGTGCATCTCTGCCTCAGGGTCTTCGCACATGCTGTTCCTCCTGCCAGGAGCCCTCATCTCCCAGTGACCCCCACGGCTCACTTCCTTCAAGTTTTTGTTAAGAGGTCCCTCCGGGTGCTGTCTGGGAACACAGCTCTTCCCAGCCCGTGGCCCTGCGCTCCGCATCCACACTTCCTGTGAACTAGTCACAAGGCCCCACCTCGACGGCAGAGGCTGGGGGCTACgcccttcctggctgtgtggctgCCTCTCGACCCATCCGCATGCTCTGGATGGGAGGGCGTGGGTGGCGGGGACGGCTGGCCATCTCTGTTGCAGGGGCTCACACAGTTGTGTTGCTGATGCTCTGTTGTCAAGGGGGGGGTGTCACAACTCCCTTGTATGCTGAGGGAAATCAACTGTTAGGAAGGGAAACCTTGGCAATGTTGGCAGGAGATGGGATATTTGTCAGAGCAGAGTCCTTGAGACTGAGAGGGGACAGGACCCAGAGCACAGCGGAAGGCTTGGCCTGGGAGTTCCAGCTGCAGGAGGCAAAGGCCAGTGTGTGCACATACCCGAAGCTCTGCGCAGGGGGGACGAGAGAGGCGGGTGGAATAAGAAGCAAGGCTGGCAACGAGAGAGGGGAGGcgaaggagagaggggaggcgGTGGAGAGAGGGGAGGCGATGGAGAGAGGGGAGGCGGTGGAGACGGGGCAGGCGATGGAGAGAGGGGAAGCGGTGGAGATGGAGGAGGTGGTGGAGACAGGGAGGCGGTGGAGAGAAGGGAGGTgatggagagagaggaggtggtggAGACGGGGGAGGCGGTGGAGAGAGGGGGGGAGGCGATGGAGAGAGGGGAGGCGGTGGAGACGGGGGAGGCGGTGGAGACGGGGGAGGCGATGGAGAGAGGGGAGGCGGTGGAGACGGGGGAGGCGATGGAGAGAGGGGGGGAGGCGATGGAGAGAGGGGAGGCGGTGGAGACGGGGGAGGCGGTGGAGACGGGGGAGGCGATGGAGAGAGGGGGGGAGGCGATGGAGAGAGGGGAGGCGGTGGAGACGGGGGAGGCCGTGCGAGTTTGAGGACTGAGGACggaggagaggtgggggagggaggcaggtagGGTTGCCCCTGGTGCCTCTGAAGGTCTGTGGTAAGATTTTGGCTCTGCTCCCAGGCACAGGCACAGGGTGGACACAGAGTTGGGTTTGGCCATGGAGGGGCCTGGCCAGGCAATGATGGTGGACAAGGACGGCGCAGCTGAGCCGAGCACTGTGTGAGGGAGTGGCTGGGAAGAGGTTCCCGAGGAGTCCTGAGCGGTTCAGAGGGTCACGAGGATGCAGAGGTAGGGACGGGGCAGAGGGagccccctggggctgggggaggagttGTTATGGTCCAGGTCTAGAGTGGGAGCCC
Protein-coding regions in this window:
- the LOC123641417 gene encoding solute carrier family 22 member 12-like isoform X4 → MAFSELLDRVGGLGRYQALQTVALMLPIMWLVAQTMLENFSAAVPSHRCWVSLLDNSTSQVSVLDPETLLAVSIPPGPNQGPHQCRRFRQPQWQLLDPNTTATNWSEAATEPCLDGWVYDRSTFTATIVTKWDLVCDSQALKPMAQTIYLAGMMVGASFSGPASDRFGRRLVLSWSYLQMAMSGTVAALVPTFPLYCLFRFLVACALASVMMNTSTLLMEWTSAQARVLMMTLNSLGFSLGQVLTSAVAYGVRDCSMLQLLVSAPFFLCFVYSWFAFGFTFYGLVMDLQGLGSNIFLLQVLIGVVDIPAKAGSLLLLGCLGRRPLQALSLVLSGACILANTLVPRELGALRSALAVMGLGCMGSAFTCITIYNGELFPTVLRMRAVGLGQMAARGGACLGPLVRLLSMHGPSLPLLVYGTVPVLSGLATLLLPETRNLPLPDTIQDVQNQAVKKAAHRTRGCPVLRSTQL
- the LOC123641417 gene encoding solute carrier family 22 member 12-like isoform X5 — encoded protein: MAFSELLDRVGGLGRYQALQTVALMLPIMWLVAQTMLENFSAAVPSHRCWVSLLDNSTSQVSVLDPETLLAVSIPPGPNQGPHQCRRFRQPQWQLLDPNTTATNWSEAATEPCLDGWVYDRSTFTATIVTKWDLVCDSQALKPMAQTIYLAGMMVGASFSGPASDRFGRRLVLSWSYLQMAMSGTVAALVPTFPLYCLFRFLVACALASVMMNTSTLLMEWTSAQARVLMMTLNSLGFSLGQVLTSAVAYGVRDCSMLQLFAFGFTFYGLVMDLQGLGSNIFLLQVLIGVVDIPAKAGSLLLLGCLGRRPLQALSLVLSGACILANTLVPRELGALRSALAVMGLGCMGSAFTCITIYNGELFPTVLRMRAVGLGQMAARGGACLGPLVRLLSMHGPSLPLLVYGTVPVLSGLATLLLPETRNLPLPDTIQDVQNQAVKKAAHRTRGCPVLRSTQL